Proteins found in one Hyla sarda isolate aHylSar1 chromosome 7, aHylSar1.hap1, whole genome shotgun sequence genomic segment:
- the LOC130281658 gene encoding uncharacterized protein LOC130281658, which produces MWLRLVQASPGASMDNRLENLIQDGASRHLHKGEPLLLLYHGQFTRMLGLQELRSLHNEKDGTPIKRRKRGTNFHSLARDMEQEGTGPSEEGKLVPIENKYQEDENREDFLLGMASELKSAIWRRVKAGLLEVKRSAFTEVSRERRVGAPGSAFSPVPTRVGGKTIIRAGRSLRAIDTREAPDIPADHGYTDVPNTHEYLAFPNSLAILPLSEMLPKWETPPSPQVLPPTFTTLGSTAQIWCAKCKLSFRMTSDLVLHMRLRHKKEAGVETNGKRPRELQLSCPVCYAYFRERHHLSRHMTSHC; this is translated from the exons ATGTGGCTACGGCTGGTCCAGGCGTCACCTGGGGCTTCCATGGACAATAGACTGGAGAACCTGATCCAGGACGGAGCCTCCCGCCACCTCCACAAGGGGGAGCCACTGCTGCTTCTCTACCATGGACAGTTCACCAGAATGTTGGGTCTACAGGAGCTGCGGTCACTTCATAATG AAAAGGATGGAACACCCATAAAACGTAGAAAACGTGGCACCAACTTCCACAGCTTGGCACGGGACATGGAACAAGAGGGGACGGGACCCTCAGAAGAAGGAAAATTGGTGCCAATAGAGAACAAATACCAAGAAGACGAAAATAGAGAAGACTTCTTGTTGGGAATGGCCTCGGAATTGAAGAGTGCCATATGGAGAAGGGTGAAGGCCGGACTGCTGGAGGTGAAGAGGAGCGCGTTCACCGAAGTGAGCAGAGAGCGGCGGGTGGGGGCACCAGGCAGTGCCTTCTCACCAGTGCCCACCAGAGTGGGGGGTAAAACCATCATCAGGGCTGGGAGGAGTCTTAGAGCCATTGATACCAGAGAAGCCCCGGACATACCGGCGGACCATGGCTATACGGATGTCCCCAACACACACGAATATTTGGCCTTTCCCAATTCTTTGGCCATCCTCCCTCTCTCAGAGATGTTGCCTAAATGGGAGACACCGCCGTCACCACAGGTCCTCCCTCCGACCTTCACTACCCTGGGGTCTACGGCGCAGATCTGGTGCGCCAAATGCAAACTCTCATTCCGCATGACGTCAGACTTGGTCCTGCACATGAGGTTACGACATAAGAAGGAGGCCGGAGTGGAGACCAATGGCAAAAGACCCAGAGAGCTCCAACTATCGTGTCCTGTGTGCTACGCCTACTTCAGGGAGCGCCATCACCTGTCCCGTCACATGACCTCCCACTGCTAG